In the Diprion similis isolate iyDipSimi1 chromosome 2, iyDipSimi1.1, whole genome shotgun sequence genome, one interval contains:
- the LOC124416021 gene encoding uncharacterized protein LOC124416021 yields MLSVATAAVHRNIRPKAANTSPSSPNIMVDTSLTWNAELTQSAKRRRNHQGPCSARKKLIQSPTEDISLNLNLNSNEITLTPIKKTVGNAGTADRNDYHQTPTDIADKNVSNKANDATSMSKCDDVYLIVEVHDNTASPKKNAAGKSDQTESKNCSLMPFVNSDEISIRPIVRKPIHRKIEKDEDTILRSELTIIKPNFGETSVPVSEDVPNTTEIQVQIKSTSPKTPVSKATKCTNLASTSTLKANSSLGNALITTENFYKKSPAQRSTATTPLSLSKKNQNPSKSNSPIGMKAKIARAVENLKNSTENSINIFSLNTNDQTKLKTTNHIVSSTPKVAVIINPVVPNLQEICTAHNNFDTSAIPEEMFNPWDGNDLEESGPTLLGSIKQLEILKIPDDTLLTTETDLQEPYHLTGFPNPPGENRCWLNATLQALFAMPLLDTFHHYNLQDCSKLTKYLISTKVHWMKGTSGREKAYQTVKLLKEELGVLDETYPSERQQDVSEFLMILLNHIKSDLEKLISAEEGVNEMENVPKNQQDSHKVLKTPQTPNKRQPLADISIPKSNGIKRSHSLGDPNQSPKLRKQTLSHSVQDLLSPKLRKLSHPSDPSYKVHTPPSAPTNDETILLKNPVDENFQLHLMEHYTCKGCQKHRQKKVDNLMLFVDIPSDDIMSPIDLQKAVENIFAPEERHLTCGTCKHDVHTMRTTFRRQPKILTLQVNRYGMSSEGIFSKISTDVTIPKNLDLSATFLNDASKNSTAYEPICIIAHAGGTMDCGHYTSYVRHGKQWYHYNDMDVAPMTEEEALSAAQMTAYLVFFVKSAEQDSDEV; encoded by the exons ATGTTGAGCGTAGCAACAGCAGCGGTTCACCGGAATATACGGCCAAAAGCCGCTAACACGTCACCAAGTTCACCTAATATTA tggTTGACACCAGCCTTACATGGAATGCAGAACTGACTCAATCTGCTAAGCGGAGACGTAATCATCAAGGTCCTTGTAGCGCTCGCAAGAAACTAATACAGAGTCCTACAGAAGATATATCTTTGAATTTAAATCTCAATAGTAATGAGATCACTTTGACACCGATAAAGAAAACTGTAGGTAACGCAGGCACTGCTGATCGAAATGATTATCATCAAACGCCTACCGATATTGCAGATAAAAATGTTAGTAACAAAGCAAATGATGCCACTTCCATGAGCAAGTGTGATGACGTTTATCTTATAGTAGAAGTACATGATAATACTGCatcaccaaaaaaaaatgccgCAGGCAAAAGTGACCAAACAGAATCAAAAAATTGCTCTTTGATGCCCTTTGTGAATTCAGATGAGATAAGTATTCGACCGATAGTTAGAAAACCGATTcatagaaaaattgagaaagatGAAGATACTATTTTAAGGTCTGAGTTAACGATAATCAAGCCCAATTTTGGAGAGACTTCAGTGCCAGTATCTGAGGATGTGCCCAATACCACAGAAATACAAGTGCAAATCAAGTCTACTAGTCCAAAAACTCCTGTTTCAAAAGCCACAAAATGTACAAATCTGGCATCTACCAGTACTCTCAAAGCAAATAGTAGTCTTGGAAATGCTTTGATTACCACggaaaatttctataaaaaatcACCTGCCCAAAGATCGACAGCAACAACACCACTTTCactgtcaaaaaaaaatcaaaatccgtCCAAATCTAATTCACCTATTGGTATGAAGGCAAAGATAGCAAGAgcggttgaaaatttgaaaaactcaacagaaaattctataaatatattttcattaaacaCAAATGatcaaacaaaattgaaaacgacTAACCACATCGTGAGTTCAACTCCAAAGGTTGCAGTGATCATAAATCCTGTTGTGCCAAATCTGCAGGAAATATGTACCGCCCACAATAATTTTGATACATCTGCTATTCCGGAGGAAATGTTCAATCCCTGGGATGGGAATGATCTTGAAGAAAGTGGACCAACCTTACTTGGCAGCATTAAACAGCTGGAAATACTGAAAATCCCAGATGATACGTTGCTAACAACAGAAACTGATTTACAAGAACCATATCACTTGACTGGATTCCCAAACCCACCTGGAGAAAACAGATGTTGGTTAAATGCAACCTTGCAAGCATTATTTGCTATGCCCCTGCTGGACACATTCCACCACTACAACTTGCAGGATTGTTCAAAATTAACCAAATATTTGATCAGTACCAAAGTACATTGGATGAAGGGTACCAGTGGAAGGGAAAAGGCATATCAAACTGTAAA attattaAAAGAAGAACTTGGTGTACTTGATGAAACGTACCCCTCCGAGCGTCAACAAGATGTATCTGAGTTTCTGATGATTCTCCTGAACCATATTAAATCAGACTTGGAAAAGTTGATTTCAGCTGAAGAAGGCGTGAATGAGATGGAAAATGTACCAAAAAATCAGCAAGATTCCCATAAAGTGTTGAAGACACCTCAGACACCTAACAAAAGACAACCATTAGCAGACATTTCTATACCAAAAAGTAACGGTATCAAAAGAAGCCACAGTCTTGGAGATCCTAACCAAAGCCCAAAGTTAAGAAAACAAACTCTGAGTCACAGTGTTCAAGATTTATTGAGTCCAAAACTACGTAAATTGTCTCACCCATCAGATCCTTCTTACAAAGTGCACACACCACCATCGGCACCAACAAATGATGAGacaatattgcttaaaaatcCTGTTGATGAGAACTTCCAGCTTCATTTAATGGAACATTACACTTGTAAAGGATGTCAGAAGCATCgccaaaaaaaagttgataaccTTATGCTTTTTGTTGACATTCCTTCAGACGATATTATGTCACCGATAGATTTGCAAAAAGCTGTAGAGAACATTTTTGCACCAGAAGAGAGACATTTAACTTGCGGAACATGCAAACATGACGTTCATACAATGCGTACCACATTTAGGCGTCAACCCAAAATTCTGACGCTACAGGTGAATAGGTATGGAATGTCCAGTGAgggaatattttctaaaataagCACTGATGTTACGATACCAAAGAATTTGGATCTCAGTGCAACATTCTT AAATGATGCATCCAAAAATTCAACCGCATATGAGCCAATCTGCATAATAGCACATGCCGGTGGCACTATGGACTGTGGACACTACACGAGTTACGTCAGGCATGGAAAACAGTGGTATCACTACAACGATATGGATGTAGCACCCATGACAGAAGAAGAAGCATTGTCCGCAGCCCAAATGACTGCTTATCTTGTATTCTTTGTGAAATCGGCAGAGCAGGACTCTGATGAGGTATAA